One window of Thermoplasmatales archaeon genomic DNA carries:
- a CDS encoding peroxiredoxin, translated as MANLLEVGAKAPDFESIDQNGKTVRLSDFKGKPVVLYFYPKDDTPGCTAEACNFRDHIDHYEKNGIKVLGVSVDSDTSHKKFEKKYDLNFTLVSDKKKDITQKYGVLKERTASRVTYLIGRDGKIAYVYPRVSPKEHAVEVFEKLKELKLVS; from the coding sequence ATGGCGAATTTATTGGAAGTGGGGGCAAAAGCACCAGACTTTGAATCTATAGATCAGAACGGAAAAACTGTCAGGCTTTCGGACTTTAAGGGCAAACCTGTTGTCCTGTATTTTTACCCTAAGGATGACACACCGGGATGCACGGCTGAGGCATGCAATTTCAGGGATCACATAGACCATTACGAGAAGAATGGCATAAAAGTTCTTGGTGTGAGCGTTGACAGCGATACCTCGCACAAGAAATTCGAGAAAAAGTACGATCTGAACTTTACGCTTGTATCCGACAAGAAGAAAGATATCACACAGAAATATGGCGTGCTTAAGGAGAGGACCGCCAGCAGAGTCACATATCTTATAGGTAGGGATGGAAAAATTGCTTACGTATATCCGAGGGTGAGCCCAAAAGAACACGCTGTTGAGGTCTTTGAAAAGTTAAAAGAATTGAAATTAGTATCTTAA
- a CDS encoding DUF998 domain-containing protein, whose protein sequence is MDIGSLKKNLLWSGVVAMISAAIWIGAAIIINPSFDFFTGALSQLGSPGANYPWVYNVGLMFTSVILFAFAIALLLNSQNKVESSGSAFLMIASLFLALIGIYHGGTYPHDFVSLWFFVLADISILTWGIGMILHDLLHGAYVIAIVAVATGAGFGISWPSSAELETFGTAAIAFWAALMIVFFMRNSGKVGKKRQI, encoded by the coding sequence ATGGACATTGGATCGTTGAAGAAAAATCTCCTCTGGAGCGGGGTGGTGGCGATGATCTCTGCAGCGATATGGATCGGCGCTGCAATAATTATCAATCCAAGTTTTGACTTCTTTACTGGAGCGTTGAGCCAGCTGGGATCCCCAGGGGCAAATTATCCATGGGTATACAATGTTGGTCTGATGTTTACCTCGGTCATTCTTTTCGCCTTTGCGATCGCACTTCTGCTTAATTCGCAGAATAAGGTGGAGTCTTCAGGAAGCGCCTTTCTGATGATCGCATCCTTATTTCTGGCCCTTATAGGAATCTACCATGGGGGGACGTATCCTCATGATTTTGTTTCTCTCTGGTTCTTCGTTCTTGCGGACATTTCCATCCTGACATGGGGGATAGGCATGATTCTTCATGACCTGCTACATGGGGCATATGTGATCGCAATTGTGGCAGTTGCCACAGGTGCGGGTTTCGGAATCTCATGGCCGTCAAGTGCTGAACTTGAAACTTTCGGTACGGCTGCGATTGCGTTTTGGGCGGCCTTAATGATCGTGTTTTTTATGCGTAATTCAGGAAAAGTGGGGAAAAAACGACAGATATAA
- the rpl12p gene encoding 50S ribosomal protein P1, whose product MEYIYGALLLHSAGKEIDEENLKKILKEAGVDADDARLKSLVASLKEVKIDEVLKNAGTVLAAPSAPASSDSGSKSEKKKEEKKEEKKEEAHSEEALEGLSSLFG is encoded by the coding sequence ATGGAATATATATACGGAGCACTTTTGCTCCATTCGGCTGGAAAAGAAATAGATGAAGAGAATCTGAAGAAAATACTCAAGGAAGCTGGCGTAGATGCGGACGATGCAAGGCTGAAGTCCCTTGTTGCTAGCCTCAAGGAAGTAAAAATAGATGAAGTGCTGAAGAACGCTGGCACGGTCCTGGCCGCTCCGAGCGCCCCGGCATCATCAGATTCTGGAAGCAAGAGCGAAAAGAAGAAGGAAGAGAAGAAAGAGGAAAAGAAAGAAGAGGCACACTCTGAAGAGGCTCTTGAAGGCCTGAGCTCACTTTTCGGATGA